From Gemmatimonadaceae bacterium, the proteins below share one genomic window:
- a CDS encoding WecB/TagA/CpsF family glycosyltransferase has translation MRSGALVQLLRTTPTDPRPAIARGELNFTFFYIGPESYLAARRDVALYAGADYIASDGILFAACLKLLGRKRRTHLTFDYTSLAPSVFDAIAQRRGAVALVGGTTEEARRAAEYMEGRHEGLRCVLAESGFFDWETERSALLARIIAAKPAAVVLGNGFPRQNRLALALRAEGFEGSIFTCGAFIHQTARRGQYFPTWINRLHLRAFYRIVKEPYVLRRVLIAYPRGVFWFLVDFAAGR, from the coding sequence ATGCGTAGCGGTGCACTCGTGCAGTTGCTGCGAACGACTCCGACTGATCCCCGTCCGGCAATCGCCCGCGGCGAGCTCAACTTCACGTTCTTTTACATCGGACCCGAGAGCTACCTTGCCGCCCGCCGCGATGTCGCGCTGTATGCGGGCGCTGACTACATCGCGAGCGATGGGATTCTGTTTGCTGCGTGCCTCAAGCTCCTGGGGCGCAAGCGCCGAACGCACCTCACGTTTGACTACACCTCGTTGGCTCCGTCCGTCTTTGACGCGATCGCGCAACGGCGAGGCGCGGTGGCACTGGTTGGAGGTACGACAGAGGAGGCCCGTCGGGCGGCGGAGTACATGGAGGGCCGTCACGAGGGTCTCCGCTGTGTCCTTGCCGAGTCGGGGTTCTTCGACTGGGAGACCGAGCGATCGGCCCTTCTGGCGCGAATCATTGCCGCGAAGCCCGCGGCGGTGGTACTCGGCAACGGGTTCCCTCGGCAGAACCGCTTGGCCCTCGCTCTGCGAGCCGAAGGCTTCGAGGGCTCGATCTTTACTTGCGGAGCATTCATTCACCAGACGGCGCGGCGCGGCCAGTACTTCCCGACGTGGATTAATCGCCTGCATCTGCGCGCCTTTTACCGGATCGTGAAGGAACCATATGTCCTTCGCCGCGTGCTGATCGCATATCCGCGTGGCGTCTTCTGGTTTCTCGTGGACTTCGCCGCCGGTCGGTAG
- a CDS encoding SLBB domain-containing protein, giving the protein MTSAATAQARPSAAEAQALLQARPELVQQLRQRIVTSGMTAEQVRARLRAEGYPENLLDAYLPGSTTSPGMIGEDVLSAVQRLGIVPADETQLLRTMMGGDIPRAPMPLTSDSSGSRELPVYGRSLFAGTSSEFLPVFDGPVDPSYRLGPGDQLVLLLTGAVELAHTLEVTREGFVVIPQVGQLGVANLTLSQLEDLLYSRLARSYSGISRSANATTKFSVTVTRLRAIQVYVTGEVARPGSYRISSASTALTALYAAGGPTEQGSLREVVIRRGDSLVGRLDVYQYVLRGSQAGDLRLENGDVVFVRRRGPLVTVRGAVIRPSRFEMLVDENLRDAVAAAGGFSEDALTNRIQISRVVPPRERRGPSMARVVIDVDNPGVSAEAVPELPVEPGDEIVVFSLPARVRQSITVTGEVWTSGRQALTAGMRLSDALRSAGGLRPDAYLGTAHVVRRRADESQVLLRATLADSSGSVINDLELAEDDSVVVYTVSGFVPERYLAIGGAVKQPGRYPYRDGATVRDLVLLAGGLADGAYLASAEIARRPIPPSPDRSAITLRFALDSSYLVSGTEAAGAGPVPVRATADSSPVLAPFDHVLILREPDWSLPRTVLLTGEVRFPGRYTLNRKDERLADVVARAGGLTPEASTEAAVLTRLRAASAFSSQRAELDERARIGIDLAEALRRPSGPDNILALDGDELHVPERLYTVEIRGYVNSANAMTVSPGRNLGFYIRSAGGASREGDARHAYVIQPSGKIESRRHLLWLIPFDPTPLAGSTVVVPLRAERAPASERIATVGVIAQTLASIAAVVALLR; this is encoded by the coding sequence TTGACGTCCGCCGCGACCGCTCAGGCGCGGCCCTCGGCGGCCGAGGCGCAGGCACTGCTGCAAGCGCGACCAGAGCTGGTGCAGCAGCTGCGGCAGCGGATCGTGACGAGTGGCATGACGGCCGAGCAAGTGCGGGCGCGGCTGCGGGCGGAGGGGTATCCGGAAAACCTGCTAGATGCGTATCTGCCGGGGTCGACGACATCGCCGGGGATGATAGGGGAGGACGTGCTCTCGGCGGTTCAACGCCTCGGAATCGTACCGGCGGATGAGACGCAGTTGCTGCGGACGATGATGGGTGGGGACATCCCGCGGGCCCCGATGCCGCTGACTTCGGACTCGAGTGGTTCGCGTGAACTTCCGGTCTACGGCAGGTCCCTCTTCGCTGGTACGTCGAGCGAGTTCCTGCCAGTCTTCGACGGTCCGGTTGATCCCTCGTATCGGCTGGGTCCAGGAGACCAGCTGGTCTTGCTCCTTACGGGCGCCGTCGAGCTCGCCCACACACTAGAGGTCACGCGGGAAGGATTCGTCGTGATTCCCCAGGTCGGCCAGCTGGGTGTCGCCAACCTGACCTTGTCCCAGCTTGAGGACCTGCTGTACAGCCGTCTGGCCCGGAGCTATTCGGGCATCAGCCGAAGCGCCAACGCGACGACCAAGTTCAGCGTCACGGTGACGCGTCTGCGGGCCATTCAAGTCTATGTCACGGGTGAGGTCGCAAGGCCCGGCAGCTACCGTATCTCCAGCGCGTCGACGGCGCTCACCGCACTCTACGCCGCGGGGGGGCCGACCGAGCAGGGCTCTCTCCGCGAGGTGGTGATTCGCCGCGGTGACAGCCTCGTGGGCCGACTGGACGTCTACCAGTATGTGTTGCGAGGCAGCCAGGCTGGCGACCTTCGGCTGGAGAATGGCGACGTGGTCTTCGTCCGGAGACGGGGCCCGCTCGTCACCGTCCGAGGAGCGGTCATTCGCCCCTCGCGCTTCGAGATGCTCGTCGACGAGAACCTTCGCGATGCCGTCGCCGCCGCGGGCGGCTTTTCAGAAGACGCCCTTACCAATCGCATCCAGATCTCCCGCGTCGTCCCGCCGAGGGAGCGGCGCGGACCGAGCATGGCGAGGGTCGTCATCGACGTCGACAACCCCGGAGTCAGCGCAGAGGCCGTCCCGGAACTTCCCGTTGAGCCCGGCGACGAGATTGTCGTGTTCTCCCTTCCCGCTCGCGTGCGGCAGAGCATCACTGTGACGGGTGAGGTCTGGACGTCGGGACGGCAGGCTCTGACTGCCGGCATGCGACTGAGTGACGCACTTCGGAGCGCCGGAGGGCTTCGTCCGGATGCCTATCTGGGCACTGCCCACGTAGTTCGACGCCGAGCAGACGAATCCCAGGTGCTTCTGCGTGCCACGCTCGCCGACTCGAGCGGGAGCGTCATTAACGACCTCGAGCTTGCGGAAGACGACTCCGTGGTCGTCTACACGGTGAGCGGATTCGTGCCCGAGCGGTACTTGGCGATCGGCGGAGCGGTCAAGCAACCGGGCCGGTACCCATACCGCGACGGAGCCACCGTGCGTGACCTTGTGCTGCTGGCCGGGGGCCTGGCTGACGGTGCATACCTGGCATCCGCAGAGATCGCTCGACGGCCAATCCCTCCATCACCGGATCGATCGGCGATCACGCTTCGCTTCGCACTCGACTCGTCCTATCTCGTGAGTGGAACCGAGGCCGCAGGTGCTGGCCCGGTGCCGGTTCGGGCCACGGCGGATTCTTCACCGGTGCTCGCTCCCTTCGACCACGTGTTGATCCTTCGTGAGCCTGACTGGTCTCTGCCACGGACGGTGCTTCTTACGGGCGAGGTCCGCTTTCCGGGACGGTACACGCTCAACCGGAAGGACGAGCGCCTGGCGGATGTCGTGGCTCGGGCAGGCGGCCTGACGCCCGAGGCGAGTACGGAGGCAGCAGTCCTGACGCGCCTCCGAGCGGCAAGCGCATTCTCATCCCAACGCGCGGAGCTCGACGAGAGAGCCCGCATCGGCATCGATCTCGCCGAGGCACTGCGGCGTCCCAGCGGACCCGACAACATCCTGGCGCTTGACGGCGACGAGCTACACGTCCCGGAGCGACTCTATACCGTCGAAATCCGCGGATACGTCAACTCGGCAAACGCCATGACGGTGTCGCCGGGTCGCAACCTAGGATTCTATATCCGCAGCGCGGGAGGAGCATCGAGAGAGGGAGATGCCAGACACGCGTACGTCATCCAGCCGAGTGGGAAGATTGAGTCGAGGAGGCACTTGCTCTGGCTCATTCCGTTCGACCCCACGCCCCTGGCCGGCTCGACCGTGGTCGTGCCGTTGCGTGCGGAGCGTGCGCCGGCGAGCGAACGCATCGCGACCGTGGGCGTCATTGCGCAAACCCTGGCAAGCATCGCGGCAGTCGTTGCGTTGCTTCGCTAG